The following nucleotide sequence is from Manis pentadactyla isolate mManPen7 chromosome 13, mManPen7.hap1, whole genome shotgun sequence.
ctcttacacgatctgttccatcctagcccccaatccttaatccattttttacaatccttttttctctctctcctgaagacaaaaccctacttgaccaaatcacccacaggtgcaccatttgccaacgcactaaccctaatactccCCTCAAGGCCCGTCCCTTCCCAGCTCATCAAGCAGGGGGTAgtgtccccgccgcagattggcaaatagacttcactaacatgccccccgtatggcacaccagatacctactcgtgttagtagattcattttcaggatgggtcgaggctttccccaccactaacaaacgaccatccgcagttgcctctatcctcctcacccaggtctttcctaggttcgggatgcccacttccctccaatcagataatggccctgagttcactgcccaaattattcagaacctctccaagtcgctctgtctcccctggcatctacactgtccttatcgaacacaggcttcaggaaaagtagaaagagccaatagaactctaaaagacatcctgaccaaactatctctagaactacatcTTGACTGAGttcgcctacttcccttagctctactccgcattcgggccctcccaaagagaccttccttcttgtcaccctttgagatcatgtacggccgcccaattctacccccagggctcccttcacACAAAGGACTGATTCCTCCCAGTATGGCCCTtctgctactctctctcctccacaccgaattgtggaaatatcaagattggctccttcctgatccatccgcctcccaaaatcctcctgtcttacagtccggccaactagtgtttcataagccaccagaggattggccctctctcaccccaaaatgtgaaggtccacacccagttattctctgcacccccttggCCACCAAggtcttactgcctgataactgcctgataactctgccaccccttggattcatatctccaggttgaatccaaacacccaggacccaccttctctggacactcaagacccatcagtcacaattcAGAGTCtggatacagcccaagatgctGTCTTCTCTACcatgcctcatccctctgatcccttgaaactccacatctcccatttaccccctttgccatccatacccgaatcatgacgttttcctcctttactgctctctcgctttttttcttcattcctattgtcttccctgccaccccagcctcctttgtatggcgattaaaagtcagacagactttcacacagcatcaaacaaaagttacaaccctcattgccacatcagactgccctctgaaaggctgctccgagcctttatacctccactttcctccctccactgaattgttcactagcagctacctttattctccctacctctgcttcctctatgaccaaaaacaagcctattgcaggcaatggccagacacctatgggggatgtccctacaggtcttgatcattcactacatgggtaactcccagtacccacagtattactcctccaaccatttcataaaatatcccaacagctcattatccttattaatcccagatccctggaactctcgaagGGCCACTGGAGTTactgcctcagtttactatggggggtcctcgaccgcccatggtacccttcatatctcttaaGAGTaatttccctctcattcccaAATCTCACAAGTTGCATCCAACATCGGACATTCCGAAGAAGATactgtccaaactcttgacggcgcctcttcatcttcttacccctgcTACTACTCTTGGTTACACCTCatccaagacaccaccatctttctcaaccacaccctgaacaccgccaattgtttcttgtgcgcatcactacagcgcccactgatGGCCACCGTGCCCCtttatatttccaactactccttccatgcaggacaacccttccgtcccctggcagacatacccatatgggaaccagaatacgcagataatctcaccatccactactgtgtaggcccaacccctcccttctccagtgcacttcactgtctctctaccTATACCCTTACCTCTGGCTCTAAGAATTTTacacaaccaggtcacttcttttggtgcaatggcagtttttttaactcactgcctcccaattCCAATAAACCCtacattctcatcaccctaatcccacagcttacactttacagcatggcagaatttcttgagctccaacctcccttgccctcgcgcacaaaaagggctgctttcctttacATCATGGCCGGTATCTCTTTAACCACCTCAGCGATTGGGGCAGGGTTTTGGGGAGGATCCTTGGGTCACTctatatgggcaattaaagatctcaacaccaaacttgagggagccctgacatccactgccaattccctggcctctctccaaagagaggtcacttcgctagctaaggtcacccttcaaaaccagcgGGCCTTAGAtttgcttacagccgagaagggcggcacttgcgtcttccttcgggaagagtgctgctattacatcaacgaatccggcattgtagaaactgatattaccaaactcaccgaccttgcctccagcctccactctgcttccaattccaacccattctcttcaatactaacaaaccccttcctaacctggctgtggcccattgcaggccacATAATATTCACTCTCCTCGCCTATCTCTTCTTGCCTTgaataataaagtttatcaaatcccaagtcagtaaaatctctaatcaaactttcaaccagcttttactcaggaactaccagcttttagccacagaagatccctcaccctcacgtgacctcctcaccacacactgagatggacccctctctctgctggaaactgttcctggaaacaatggccgcagacgcctggcttctggcacccgtatcctcttggcaccattggaatcaacaagtccttgacctatggttacagggaaccttcattgatttccaacctgaagaagtccacatctacttgtccttactgtggggagtcctatcaaccctttcctcccagtccttaAGCCCTCATTCCCTTCTCTgctcccattcagcaggaagcagtcagagagaaaacaaTGTCCACAACctcatagaggagaaagggggaatgaagggcccccacccacaagatggagaacctcctgcttctcttccgagtcctcggttcccgctggcgccacctgaagcccaatcacctctctcgcCCCTCCCAATCCCaacacctagccaatagccaccagccccatagaagtaacaccacaatcaccccataccccttcctatataacccagcacctttccctaataaagcggaattctctggtgaattgctgctgtgtgtcactcccttcctttcaaaACTGAAGTTCTTTCTTGTTCAAAAGCAATAGGATTTAATTGACACTCTGTAAAAGAATATTTATCCAAAGTGATAATTAGTCACCATGACCACTGTGAACATTTTACCAAAACATCCCTTAGTGTTCTTCATCAGCTAACtactcagtgatttttttttcacttttttcattGACATTATGGATAGAATTATATTCACTAAAAATTCATATGCTCAAGCCTAACCTCTAGTATGACCGGTATTATCATCAAAAAGGGAGATTTagaagcagacgcacacacacagagtacCACATGAGAATACGGGCAGGGATGGGGGTTATGCAGCAGAGACCAGGGAATGCCAAAGTTTGCCAGAAAGCCAGCAGAATCCAGCAGAAAATCATAGAACAGATTCTCTTCACAGCCTTAGGAAAGAGCCAAGACTGCCTGCACTTTGACATCTGACCTCTAGGCTCCCAACCTGgaaacaatatattttattgagacttgttgTGTTAGGCATGATTTATATGaactgatttctttctcttttgttcttgaaTATGTGTAAATACTGTTAGTAATTAATGAGGCAAAGTTGTATACCAGCTTATAAAACAAAAAGTTTAAGGAAAATACACTGTTATGAAAGACAAGGAAATGTTTATACTGGTTCTTAAGTCACAAGTTTGGATGGAGGACTATGCTATACACCCTAATAAgcttaaataaatttaaagttaATATTGGTAAATATGCATGTTAGTACTAATTTGTATTACTTAATACAATTAATGATACCTAGGATTAAGTTTTCATAACTGTCAGACATGACTCATCactcagaaaaaatatatagatttgataaTATATCTGAGAAGATAAGAATCAACTTGTAGCCAGCAGCAAGGATTTATAATCTGAAAATGTTCCACTCAGCAAGGAGTTGCTGATATAATGAGAAACTCAGCGAAAGGTACATGGTACCTTCCACAAACAATGGAAAATTGTTTTAGCTTATTAATAAGTAGATTAAAACTACTGATCTGTTCTCATTTGTGGATATAATTTTTGCCATTTTCCAGATACATGACATTATTATCTTGATTATATATGATTCTTagatcattattttatttcatttaaaaattttccaagtaattgaatttctataattgtatatcatagtatttattattttttatttcattgcataAAATCAGGTAATATGGCCATTAAGCTAACTCCATGTTGAAATTGTTGAGATTTCCTTttgtataatatttattttgttaagtatagataaattacaaacacaatttaaaatgaTTCTTAACATATTATTTGAATCAtatctatttattaaaaatacttactcattttttttagaaaattgaaagggtgatataaaacaaaattattttccaagaGTCAAATCTCAATTCCAGTACATGTAACTCAAGATTTGGCAGTCTAATgggtaaaagagaaaaatagtggGTTTTCCAAAAGTTTGAATCTTACTGAGACCTTCGGATAAACCTGAAAAGAATCTTTATAATTTTCCTGAATAAAACTTTCTTGATACAATTTTCCTCACAGCATCTTTTACCTGTTTGTTTCTAAGACTGTAGATTATAGGATTCAAGAGTGGAGGAACTAtgctataaaatacagaaaaaatcatGTCTAAAATTGTATCAGAGGATGCTGAAGGGCTTACGTACACATAGCTGCCAAAACTGAGGAAAATGGACACCACCAGGATGTGAGGGATACACATGGAAAAggcctttcctctctctctcctttgaaaCTTGAGCACAgtagaaaatatgcaaatatatgacatggtaatgaaaataaaacaaccacCACCAATCCCCATGGCAGAAATAAGAATTAAGAGCTCATTGCTGAAGGTGTCAGAGCAGGAGATTTGCAGCAGAGAGGGGATGTCACAGAAGAACTGATGGACCACGTTGGACCGACAGAAGGACAGCTGGAATGTGTTCCCTGTGTGCACACCTGCATAGATCAGACCACTGAGCAGGGAGACCAGTGTCATCTGGATACAGATTCTTTGGTTCATGATGATGGGGTAGTGGAGgggctggcagatggccacatagcggtcacggGCCATGATGGTGAGGAACAGAAGCTCTGTAACAGCAAGCCAAAGCACGAGGAAGATCTGAGCTGCACAGACACCCACTGAAATGGCCCTGTTGTCAGTGAGGGAGTTGACACAGGCATTTGgcacagtgacagaaatgtagcaCATGTCTAAGATGGACAGattcctgaggaagaagtacatgggtgtgtgaaggctCTGGTCCAGAGTAGTGGCAGAGACGATGATGAGATTTCCTAACAGTGTGGCCAAGTACATGAGTAGAAATAACAGGGCATGTAGGTCCCTTAACTCCAGCATCTCAGCAAAGCCCATGAGAAGAAACTCAGTCACCATGGTGGAATTGGCCATTTCCGGAAATGCTGGTTGAACAGGAAAAGCAAATGGGATAAACCATGAAAGacttgaaatggaaaaataataaaattactgtAATTTCTTCACAGCATTTACATCTGTTTCACATGTTGGACTCTGTGTTTTTGGAAGTTCAACTATGTATCTTTCGGCCACTCCTGAGTAGGAAAATGGAGCAAAGTTTTAGGGTTTAGGCTCCCAAATCCTACTGTTTGGATATGACACACAGAACTGTTTATCTTCAGTAATATCCAGTTTATGAGGCTTATTGTTTCAAAGAAGACTGACATAGTTCACTTTATATAAATTCTTTGTATAGAGATAAATTGTAAAAAAGAGATATTTAGTTATGTTATAAGTTGGACAACACATTCTTCCTGGACAATGAGAGAGCAGAAATTTAGTTCAGAGCTCTTCAGTCCATGGATTTGTATATGAGTCCATGATTTGTACATTGGTCTTCTCAGTGTGAGTGCCACAGTTAAGATTAAGAGTGtccacactgtcacaaaatgttGGCATTGCTATGTGACCCAAAGCTGGCATCATTagatttatattttgtattattttcaaatatcaattttctagaaaattacTTAGTTTTTGAAAAGGAACATTACTAAAAgtttggaggaaaaataaaactccTTATGTCATGTTCAAGAGTCACTTATCTAGTTGACTTAAACTTTGGTAGTGAAGATTAACATGATCAGTTTAGGAAATAtactgaatttttactttatttgcaaatgttttgtCTTCATGTTAAAACAGCCTAGAGTTGTTATTGAATCATATGTGAttgtaaaacaaagcaaaacacaataTAACAAAAGAAATCTTACTcccttcctgtttttattttctgaatatcaTTTCCCATATTAtggtttaattttttatataactACATTGCATTCATAAATTACTATTAAATTTGGCATGAATCCTTCACAGAAATTTTCCCCATGTAAAATATTAATCTAAATGATTGACATGgtattgtttctttatttttaagctcTGCTTCTccctaaaatttaaaattttactgtcTATCCTTTAAATCTCATGTAATTTAATTTCTTGCCTCCTGTTGACTGAGTATGACTTTTGTCACTATTGTCATATGAACATTTTCAATATTtgtatttgtgggtaaaattgtaacttttccagaatatctcgcctggctttagtacatctgcatatcaataggcgttcagaggtggaaagaagtatggctttagtgcatttgcgtcTTTACTCAGGGGTAGAGAAGCTCATCTCTATATccatgggtgattacctgggcaacagagggcttatggGTTCCTGAGAGGTGAGTGGGAAGGTCGGTGTGGTTGCTGCtagaacagagaagaaagacagactgagactgcagtttgtgagaaataaatgggtttttaaactttatttctccctttgactgattttggtttttagaagtattttgcccaagatttcctttccccagagtgaCAGTACTTGAAACTACAGCTTGTTTGATATGTTTCttatataggaaatcacacatacCATTATAATATTTAAGTATCAGCTTAAATACACATAATTTTACTAAAGAACCAGCCTCAAAAATAATATCATCCAAAGGAGTCCTAGTGTAAGCTTTGGCTTACCCTAACACTGACTTATCCaaagctccagctttctcacaatTTCCACATTTGCCTGCTCGGATTTCACTAGAACCTTTTCAACACTGACATTTCATGGGAAATGCATGTCATTCAGTGACCCTGGTttaatattttgtgatttttcccCTCTTTTCAAATAGTATATATAAGAGTCTTAAAAGTCTCTTATTTGGACTTACTCTTTTTCAATATTTCCTATTCTTGGCTGAGTCATTTTCCATTATTATAGCCTATGGGAAGTATCCAAGACTCTTAATATTTCTAAAACCTTGAATTTCTCCAAGTTTCATTGAAACTTAGCACATGACCTCTGCTCAAAATTATTTAGcatttttattaagttttctCTTAAATATCTTTAGATTAGTTAACATGCCACAATACACATTATAATCCTTCTGaacttctttctttgaaaaatctCAAAATTTAAATTACAATGCTTTAATGTTTGTAAAAAAAATTCCCTGAGTTTCTTCAATCATTTCCTCATTTCCTGTTTCTCAGACTGAAAGCCTGCTCAATTTCACTGCTAGTGTGTCCAAATATCTTGGTCCTCACACTTCTCTTCAACTGGTGTTGATTTTCACAACTCACTACTTTCTTAGTTTGTAGCATTCTAGTCAGTGGTTTAACCTACAGAAAATGCAGGCTCTTCAGTCTATAAATTGATTTGTATTGCACCTGCTGAtaactttcattattttttcttgtatttcatGAGTATCATGGAAAAGTATTTTTGTGATCTAAGTATATGTTTTGGCAGTGTAAATCATGCCATTTATGAAACCATTTTTACAATTATAaatgagtattattcagccaaataGGCTATTTCGTTGACTGCCTTAACTTTTTTCCATAGTCAGTGGCCTCTCACATAAACCAGTCTCACATAGAAGACCATTTTTCTCATTAGCTTTCTTAAAGCATCTTTGAAATATGCATGTATTTTCTAACATTGTGTTCATCTGTAGCCATCCCTAAGATACTTATCCTTTGTTTTATACTGTCTGAATGTAAATTGCTtttcaaaatcaatacacaattATTCTTTTACCAATTCCCATTCCTTATCTCAGTGAATTTCTAAATCTCAGAAACATTTAGAACTTTCACCTTTTAATCACAATGCCACTTTCCTTCCTCAAACATAACATCTTATTCCATTATGATCTATCAGGTTTTAAATGAAGCCAAATACTGATTTTATTCTGAAAACTTCTTGTATAATATcaaatttattctatttttatattttttgaaagtCTGTAAGCTTGTATTTATCAGCCCCGGACATGTGTATAAACTCCTTGAAGATTGACTgtatgatatttatctttctgtccttttagaccaaaaatattcacaaattccAGAAATAGTAAAAGAGTAGGTCCCAAATGTACCATTGATGTGTGATTAATTGGTAAGGGAAAGAGGCTTA
It contains:
- the LOC118931243 gene encoding olfactory receptor 14C36-like gives rise to the protein MANSTMVTEFLLMGFAEMLELRDLHALLFLLMYLATLLGNLIIVSATTLDQSLHTPMYFFLRNLSILDMCYISVTVPNACVNSLTDNRAISVGVCAAQIFLVLWLAVTELLFLTIMARDRYVAICQPLHYPIIMNQRICIQMTLVSLLSGLIYAGVHTGNTFQLSFCRSNVVHQFFCDIPSLLQISCSDTFSNELLILISAMGIGGGCFIFITMSYICIFSTVLKFQRRERGKAFSMCIPHILVVSIFLSFGSYVYVSPSASSDTILDMIFSVFYSIVPPLLNPIIYSLRNKQVKDAVRKIVSRKFYSGKL